From a single Arachis hypogaea cultivar Tifrunner chromosome 3, arahy.Tifrunner.gnm2.J5K5, whole genome shotgun sequence genomic region:
- the LOC112791046 gene encoding uncharacterized protein, with the protein MPLLRRKPFSLADPPKDLKPDEHVYQIRFTKEIFRDYNDYLNRINLYRQRIWMCKVTGKTNLTYEEALVSEKSASEKVQQFPKELRASVLRIIQYSMLPLKDLADFIAEKLEGRFFVGAELHGKKDNELYPCRILKVIPKGVDKFYYEVAWLDKDKNIGEKAEVNAKDLVLKKPLFSRNMLKSFIRESTYRNAPWVLHEEVAKNHGISTDIPEELRGRVCFKNGLLTCSKKRKTEESLAETENCKRKKLDGAEFDGSTEEQQENGQHKVERIKYPIDDLLVKPSPHDPVLANRPSPSRDFNVPMNCVGNLLMVWDFCTTFGKVLHLLPYSLEDFENAICHKDSNIVLLVESHAALFRVLIQDDSEYTEAVKNRRTKSKITMVNWTEYLCHFLEMINVPELRQCEATIKRGHYGLVDINAKLEILCELVNRVIETTIFREKLGEIIEQRHVLGVSRREEVLEDARKRKKEKETLKAEIESNEVVNGHHLNSENVSSNSDDDIQNGHIGKKRNGERESSSEDNTIGSLIKHSNPAPKNMPKSKKPNSEPKQPTENGKELPKQFKSDKDSPEKNSKEQRKEYFEREMEKRPIRRSPLGKDRNYNRYWWFRRDGRIFVENSDSKEWGYYSSKEELDAFMGSLNCKGERERALRNQLEKYYSRVCSELQKRSKDLMHRIAADESVLRRSTRVRAPPRQNPANAFLNYVNKWKVD; encoded by the exons ATGCCTCTTCTGAGGAGAAAGCCTTTTTCCTTGGCTGATCCACCTAAGGACTTGAAGCCAGACGAGCATGTTTATCAAATTCGATTTACAAAGGAAATATTTCGAGATTATAA CGATTATTTGAACCGTATAAATCTATATCGCCAGAGGATTTGGATGTGTAAAGTAACTGGAAAaaccaacttgacttatgaagaGGCTTTGGTGTCAGAAAAAAGTGCCTCTGAGAAAGTTCAACAGTTTCCAAAAGAATTAAGGGCTTCTGTGTTAAGGATTATTCAGTACA GTATGCTCCCTTTGAAGGATCTTGCTGATTTCATTGCTGAAAAATTGGAAGGACGTTTTTTTGTGGGTGCTGAACTGCATGGGAAGAAGGACAATGAGTTATACCCCTGCAGAATATTAAAAGTCATCCCGAAAGGAGTTGACAAATTTTATTATGAGGTAGCTTGGCTTGACAAAGACAAGAATATAGGTGAAAAAGCAGAAGTCAATGCAAAAGATTTGGTACTAAAGAAACCATTATTCAGCAGAAATATGTTGAAGTCTTTTATCCGGGAATCGACATATAGGAATGCTCCTTGGGTTTTACATGAAGAAGTGGCAAAAAATCATGGAATCTCCACTGACATACCCGAGGAGTTAAGAGGAAGAGTTTGCTTCAAGAATGGACTTCTAACCTgctccaagaaaagaaaaactgag GAATCACTGGCTGAAACTGAAAACTGTAAAAGGAAGAAGTTGGATGGGGCAGAATTTGATGGTTCTACTGAAGAGCAGCAAG AAAATGGTCAGCACAAGGTTGAGCGAATCAAATATCCAATTGATGATTTGTTAGTGAAGCCTAGTCCACATGATCCTGTTTTGGCTAATCGCCCTTCTCCATCAAGAGACTTCAATGTCCCCATGAACTGTGTAGGAAATCTCTTAATGGTTTGGGATTTTTGTACCACTTTTGGGAAAGTGTTGCACTTGTTGCCCTACTCTCTAGAAGATTTTGAAAATGCAATCTGCCACAAGGACAGCAATATTGTTCTCCTTGTGGAGTCACATGCAGCTCTTTTTCGGGTTCTTATACAAGATGATAGTGAATACACTGAAGCAGTGAAAAACCGAAGGACGAAGTCCAAG ATTACAATGGTTAACTGGACAGAATATCTATGTCATTTTCTAGAAATGATCAATGTTCCTGAATTGCGGCAATGTGAAGCAACCATAAAACGGGGACATTATGGCCTTGTAGATATCAATGCTAAATTAGAAATCCTATGTGAATTGGTCAATCGAGTGATTGAAACGACAATTTTTAGAGAGAAGTTGGGTGAGATTATTGAACAGCGGCATGTGCTTGGGGTGTCTAGGAGGGAAGAAGTGCTGGAAGATGCtaggaagagaaaaaaagaaaaagagacgtTGAAAGCTGAGATAGAGAGCAATGAAGTTGTGAATGGACATCACCTGAACAGTGAAAACGTCTCATCAAACAGTGATGATGATATACAGAATGGACACATtggaaagaaaagaaatggagagaGAGAATCATCTAGCGAAGACAATACAATTGGAAG TTTGATCAAACACTCGAATCCTGCTCCAAAGAACATGCCTAAGTCTAAGAAGCCAAATTCAGAGCCGAAACAACCAACAGAAAATGGAAAAGAATTACCAAAGCAATTTAAGAGTGATAAGGATTCACCAGAGAAGAATAGTAAAGAACAGAGG AAAGAATATTTTGAACGGGAGATGGAGAAGCGGCCTATTCGTAGAAGCCCATTAGGTAAGGACAGAAATTATAATAGGTATTGGTGGTTTCGCCGTGATGGAAGGATATTTGTTGAAAACTCTGACTCGAAGGAGTGGGGATACTACAGCAGTAAGGAAGAG CTTGATGCATTTATGGGTTCACTGAACTGCAAGGGTGAGCGCGAAAGGGCACTGCGAAATCAACTGGAAAAATATTATAGTAGAGTATG TTCTGAACTCCAGAAAAGATCGAAGGATTTGATGCACAGGATTGCAGCGGACGAGTCTGTCCTTCGAAGGTCCACTCGAGTTCGAGCCCCTCCCAGGCAAAACCCTGCAAATGCTTTCCTCAATTATGTTAACAAGTGGAAAGTAGATTAG
- the LOC112791045 gene encoding uncharacterized protein gives MGSAIIRRSITRYLNHPSLLSSSSSWCLSQQQHARVSNPLSSFLHTKTSGGGAALPSYMRGAVYWEPNKPLTIEEFNMPRPKAGELLIKTKACGVCHSDLHVLKGEIPFSSPCVVGHEITGEVVEHGPLSDPKIIERLPLGSRVVGSFIMPCGNCSYCSKGHDDLCEDFFAYNRAKGTLYDGETRLFLRGSGKPVFMYSMGGLAEYCVVPANALCVLPKALPYSESAILGCAVFTAYGAMAHAAEVRPGDSVAVIGTGGVGSSCLQIARAFGASDIIAVDVQDEKLQKAKTFGATHTINSTKEDPIQKIIEITGGKGVDVAVEALGKPQTFAQCTQSVKDGGKAVMIGLAQAGSVGEMDINRLVRRKIQIIGSYGGRARQDLPKLMRLAESGIFNLEHAVSRRYTFEEAAKAFQDLNQGNIVGRAVIDIN, from the exons ATGGGGTCTGCCATAATTCGCAGGAGCATCACCCGCTACCTCAACCacccttctcttctttcttcttcttcttcttggtgtTTGAGTCAGCAACAACATGCACGTGTTTCAAACCCCCTTTCATCATTTCTTCACACCAAAACCAGCGGTGGCGGTGCAGCACTTCCTTCTTACATGCGAGGAGCTGTGTATTGGGAACCCAACAAGCCTCTCACCATTGAAGAGTTCAACATGCCTCGACCCAAGGCCGGGGAGCTTCTCATCAAAACCAAGG CTTGTGGAGTTTGCCACTCTGATTTGCATGTTTTGAAAGGTGAAATCCCTTTCTCAAGTCCATGTGTTGTGGGTCATGAGATCACTGGTGAAGTTGTTGAACATGGACCTCTCTCTGACCCCAAAATTATTGAAAG GCTTCCACTTGGATCTCGAGTTGTTGGGTCCTTCATCATGCCTTGTGGCAACTGCTCCTATTGTTCAAAG GGCCATGACGATCTATGTGAAGATTTCTTTGCTTATAATCGTGCAAAAGGAACACTATATGATGGTGAAACTCGATTATTTCTTAGAGGCAGTG GAAAACCAGTATTTATGTATAGTATGGGAGGGCTTGCAGAGTACTGTGTTGTGCCAGCAAATGCTTTGTGTGTATTACCGAAAGCATTGCCATATAGCGAATCTGCAATTCTAGGATGTGCTGTTTTTACTGCTTACGGTGCTATGGCTCATGCGGCTGAGGTGCGTCCTGGTGATTCTGTTGCTGTTATTGGAACTGGGGGTGTTGGTTCTAG TTGTTTGCAGATAGCTAGAGCATTTGGTGCCTCAGATATAATTGCTGTGGATGTTCAGGATGAAAAGCTACAAAAAGCAAAGACATTTGGTGCTACTCACACTATAAATTCCACAAAGGAAGATCCCATCCAAAAGATCATT GAAATTACTGGTGGGAAGGGCGTTGATGTTGCTGTGGAAGCCTTGGGAAAACCTCAGACATTTGCCCAGTGCACACAGAGCGTGAAGGACGGAGGAAAAGCCGTGATGATTGGACTGGCACAAGCTGGTTCTGTGGGTGAGATGGATATAAACCGGCTTGTTCGTAGAAAG ATACAAATTATAGGGTCGTATGGAGGGAGAGCCAGGCAAGATCTTCCAAAGTTAATGAGATTAGCAGAATCAGGAATATTCAATCTTGAGCATGCTGTTTCTAGAAGATACACCTTTGAGGAGGCAGCCAAAGCATTCCAAGATCTCAACCAAGGAAACATTGTTGGTAGAGCTGTCATAGATATAAACTAG